From one Mya arenaria isolate MELC-2E11 chromosome 4, ASM2691426v1 genomic stretch:
- the LOC128231860 gene encoding microsomal glutathione S-transferase 3-like, with the protein MTLSKFAEELPEGFGYVLLTGAGSLFINMWMAINVGKARKQYEVKYPQMYHDEPGHIFNCIQRAHQNTLEGQSAFMFLLMTSGLQYPKISAGAGTVYLASRIAYALGYYTGDPSKRRWGSFIHLAEIVLLGGTISLAFRVLKWWPYK; encoded by the exons ATGACTCTCTCAAAGTTTGCTGAGGAGCTGCCCGAGGGGTTTGGCTATGTGCTACTGACTGGTGCAGGAAGCCTCTTCATCAACATGTGGATGGCCATCAATGTGGGAAAGGCTCGCAAACAATATGAAGTCAAG TATCCACAAATGTACCACGATGAGCCGGGACACATCTTCAACTGCATTCAGAGGGCCCATCAAAATAC GCTGGAGGGACAGTCTGCATTCATGTTTCTGCTGATGACCAGTGGACTGCAGTACCCG aaaatctctgCTGGAGCGGGGACAGTATATCTGGCATCCAGAATTGCGTACGCCCTCGGATACTACACCGGAG ACCCGTCAAAGAGAAGGTGGGGCAGTTTCATCCACTTGGCGGAAATTGTGTTACTCGGTGGAACCATCTCACTGGCCTTCAGAGTCCTTAAATGGTGGCCATACAAATAA